A single genomic interval of Desulfovibrio sp. TomC harbors:
- the coaBC gene encoding bifunctional phosphopantothenoylcysteine decarboxylase/phosphopantothenate--cysteine ligase CoaBC yields the protein MQTSHLDFTGYSGRRIHLGVTGSVAAYKALALVRRLLATGAGVGVTLTEAARQFVTPLSFEALGADPVYTALFNHDAANFAHLAPAQSADLFAVVPATANTLAKMAHGLADDLLSCQALAFAGPLVCAPAMNPRLWQAAATQSNWRTLLERGVIGIAPECGSMACGESGQGRLAADEAIFAALLRAITPQDMAGKRVLVSLGPTREYFDAARFWSNPSTGRMGACVAMAAWLRGASVTVVSGPVSWWFPEDVRVLPVVSAAQMYEACLDAWTGSDYGVMAAAVADFSPKPHPGGGKFKKDAAEAGPPLEFLPTRDILAAMGGVKTPGQYLIGFCAETENLGENARGKLTRKNCDAIIANPIGRSDTGFASPSNEALALDAEGRQETWGNIPKTEMAMKIWDFSIRS from the coding sequence ATGCAGACCAGTCATCTCGATTTTACCGGCTACAGCGGCCGACGCATCCATCTTGGCGTCACCGGTTCGGTGGCCGCCTATAAGGCTCTGGCCCTCGTGCGCCGCCTGCTCGCCACCGGGGCCGGCGTCGGCGTGACCCTGACCGAGGCGGCCCGGCAATTCGTCACCCCGCTCTCCTTTGAGGCCCTGGGGGCCGATCCGGTCTATACCGCCCTTTTCAATCACGATGCCGCCAATTTTGCCCATCTGGCCCCGGCCCAGTCGGCCGATCTTTTTGCCGTTGTGCCGGCCACGGCCAACACCCTGGCCAAGATGGCCCACGGGCTGGCCGATGACCTCCTGTCCTGCCAGGCCCTGGCCTTTGCCGGACCGCTGGTCTGCGCGCCGGCCATGAATCCCCGGTTGTGGCAGGCTGCGGCCACCCAGTCCAACTGGCGCACGCTCCTTGAGCGCGGCGTCATCGGCATTGCCCCGGAGTGCGGCTCCATGGCCTGCGGCGAGTCCGGCCAGGGGCGTCTGGCCGCGGACGAGGCCATTTTCGCCGCCCTGCTGCGGGCCATTACCCCCCAGGACATGGCCGGCAAACGGGTCCTGGTCAGTCTTGGCCCGACCCGCGAATATTTCGATGCCGCCCGTTTTTGGTCCAATCCCTCCACCGGGCGCATGGGAGCCTGCGTGGCCATGGCTGCCTGGTTGCGCGGGGCCTCGGTCACCGTGGTGTCCGGCCCGGTTTCCTGGTGGTTCCCGGAGGATGTGCGGGTCTTGCCGGTGGTCAGCGCCGCCCAGATGTACGAGGCCTGTCTCGACGCCTGGACCGGATCGGACTATGGCGTGATGGCGGCGGCGGTGGCTGATTTTTCGCCAAAACCCCATCCCGGCGGCGGCAAATTCAAAAAAGACGCTGCCGAGGCCGGCCCCCCCCTGGAATTTCTCCCCACCCGTGATATCCTGGCGGCAATGGGCGGCGTCAAAACCCCTGGCCAATACCTGATCGGCTTTTGCGCCGAGACCGAGAATCTGGGCGAAAACGCCCGGGGCAAGTTGACCCGCAAAAACTGCGACGCCATCATTGCCAACCCGATTGGGCGCAGCGACACGGGCTTTGCCAGTCCCTCCAACGAGGCCCTGGCCCTGGACGCCGAGGGTCGCCAGGAAACCTGGGGCAACATCCCCAAAACCGAAATGGCCATGAAAATATGGGACTTCTCGATTCGCTCCTAG